The following are from one region of the Prosthecobacter debontii genome:
- a CDS encoding DUF1501 domain-containing protein, with product MKYNCNGLGRRDFLQTGFAALGGIAFSDILALRAQAAQARGKLSPDQINCILVWLDGGPSHYETFDPKPEAPKEIRGEFKSIPTCVPGVHFSETLPRLAKSFNKFTVVRSICHKDPNHGGGNHYLMTGSPTPVPVGCGAFVSFHPSFGSMVSHERGIRGGLPAYMSLPAASRSGGPNFLGAQHAPFVIGGDPNSKSFRVRDVAIPQEISEGRAMSRNRLRASLDNLKRITDKAAEDPTVGFDQFYQQGLELVTSPTAQAAFDLSKESEATRKLYGENDFGQRLLLARRLAEVGVSFTVAYWGGWDHHRDIFKTFKGGFADKLDQGLNGLITDLDQRGMLDNTLVICLGEFGRTPKVNKDSGRDHWPGAMSVLMAGAGIPGGQVVGATDPKGYYAAENIYSPEDFAVSLYTKLGIDPHQVLHTNTGRPLQLVNGGKLIKELFV from the coding sequence ATGAAGTATAATTGCAATGGCCTTGGCCGCCGAGATTTCCTCCAGACAGGCTTTGCCGCGCTGGGTGGGATCGCTTTCTCGGATATTCTGGCTCTGCGTGCCCAGGCGGCTCAGGCACGTGGCAAACTGAGCCCTGATCAGATCAATTGTATCCTGGTGTGGTTGGATGGAGGTCCATCGCATTACGAGACATTCGATCCTAAGCCTGAAGCTCCCAAAGAGATCCGGGGGGAATTCAAATCCATCCCCACGTGCGTGCCGGGGGTTCATTTCAGCGAAACCCTGCCTCGGCTGGCCAAAAGCTTTAACAAGTTCACGGTCGTTCGCTCCATCTGTCACAAGGATCCCAATCACGGTGGAGGAAATCATTATTTAATGACGGGATCCCCCACTCCGGTGCCCGTGGGGTGTGGGGCATTTGTAAGCTTTCATCCATCGTTCGGCTCCATGGTTTCTCATGAGCGCGGTATTCGCGGTGGCTTGCCGGCTTACATGAGTCTGCCTGCGGCCTCGCGCTCTGGAGGTCCGAATTTCCTCGGAGCCCAGCACGCGCCATTTGTGATTGGAGGAGATCCCAACAGCAAGTCCTTCCGTGTGCGTGATGTGGCCATCCCACAAGAGATCAGCGAGGGGCGAGCCATGAGTCGGAATCGCCTGCGAGCCTCGCTGGATAACCTCAAGCGCATTACTGATAAGGCGGCTGAAGATCCGACGGTGGGTTTCGACCAGTTTTATCAGCAGGGGCTTGAGCTTGTCACTTCTCCGACAGCTCAGGCGGCTTTTGATCTGAGCAAGGAATCTGAAGCCACACGTAAGCTCTATGGTGAAAATGACTTCGGCCAACGCTTGCTTCTAGCGCGCCGTTTGGCTGAGGTGGGCGTCTCTTTCACCGTCGCCTATTGGGGCGGATGGGATCATCATCGTGATATCTTTAAAACTTTCAAAGGTGGGTTTGCCGACAAGCTGGATCAAGGATTGAATGGATTGATCACTGACCTCGACCAGCGCGGGATGCTGGACAATACGCTGGTCATTTGTTTGGGTGAGTTTGGCCGCACGCCGAAGGTGAATAAGGATTCCGGTCGGGATCATTGGCCGGGCGCGATGAGTGTGCTGATGGCAGGTGCGGGCATCCCTGGCGGACAAGTGGTGGGAGCCACCGACCCCAAGGGCTACTACGCTGCCGAAAACATTTATTCGCCTGAAGACTTTGCGGTCTCTCTCTACACCAAATTGGGGATCGATCCGCACCAGGTTCTGCACACCAACACGGGTCGCCCCCTGCAACTGGTGAATGGCGGCAAGCTGATCAAGGAGCTATTCGTGTGA